The stretch of DNA GATGAGTTACACCCATGGTCGTTCTCGAGCGATCGGTATTGCTTTCGGCGCTGATCGTGGCGGCGACATGAACATTGGTATCAACGGCACCTACCACGATACCTGGAAAATTGGCCTCAACTACACGCATTACTACGGTGCAGGTAATACCGGCCTTGATGAAGATGGGCACTATACGTTCCAGCAGGCCCTCAAGGATCGTGATTTCGTTGCATTCAGCATCAGTCGTACACTCTAATAATTATGTGAGGAGCACCTCATGAACACGGCTTTTAGAAAAGTGATACTGTCCTCGGCAATTGGCGCCTGCGCATTGCTGTCATTCAACACCTATGCCGCTGTCTCAGCTGAAGAAGCTGCCAAACTCAAAACGGAACTGACCCCGTTCGGGGCAGAGCGTAAAGGTAACGCAGACGGCAGTATTCCTGCGTGGGATGGCGGTTTGAAAGACGCTTCCTCGGTGACAAGTGCTGGCAAGCGGGGTGACCCTTTCTCCAGTGAGAAGCCGCTTTTCACCATCACGTCCGCAAATATGGAGCAGTACAAGGACAAGCTCTCGATCGGGACGCAAGCGATGCTGAAAAAGTATCCCGATAGCTACAAGCTTGAGGTCTACAAAACACACCGTACCGCAGCTGCTCCTGACAGTGTCTACGCAGCTTCGCTAGCCAACGCGACTTCAGTCTCCCTGGTTCAGGGCGCAGCCGGCCCAATGCCGAGTGGCGGAGCAGGGGGCATTCCATTCCCGGTCGCAAAAACCGGTGAAGAAGCCATCTGGAACCATCTGCTGCGCTGGCGCGGCAGTGCATGGCAGTCGAACATCACTCAGTACTTGACCACCGCAGACGGCAAACATGTACTGACCAACAACTCCCGTGTTCTTTCGCAGATGCCGTGGTTCCAGCAGGGCAATGGCGCAGATAAGGGCGTCTATTGGGAGCTGCGTATCCTGAACGATGGCCCGCCGCTTCGCGCTGGCGAAGCAATCCTTGGCGTTCAGAACATCGATGCGGAAAAGACCTCAAGCTGGACCTACCTCCCAGGTCAGCGACGCGTTCGCCGCCTTCCAAACGCTTGCTGTGATACGCCTACACCAGCTACTGCGGGCGTGATGAGCTTCGATGAAGTGACTGTG from Pseudomonas putida encodes:
- a CDS encoding DUF1329 domain-containing protein, with the translated sequence MNTAFRKVILSSAIGACALLSFNTYAAVSAEEAAKLKTELTPFGAERKGNADGSIPAWDGGLKDASSVTSAGKRGDPFSSEKPLFTITSANMEQYKDKLSIGTQAMLKKYPDSYKLEVYKTHRTAAAPDSVYAASLANATSVSLVQGAAGPMPSGGAGGIPFPVAKTGEEAIWNHLLRWRGSAWQSNITQYLTTADGKHVLTNNSRVLSQMPWFQQGNGADKGVYWELRILNDGPPLRAGEAILGVQNIDAEKTSSWTYLPGQRRVRRLPNACCDTPTPATAGVMSFDEVTVFQGRIDRFDWKLVGKREMYIPYNANGVFVADKPEDIMLPRHLNPGVVRWELHRVWVVEATLKSGARHVMPKSTYYLDEDTWSAVLGERYDGKGQLSKTLFGLPTVMPDIPAVATTTTGFYDLVSGTWFVGDVFAGSRDQYKIVEPFNSSVFTADSLAGDGIR